A section of the Drosophila sechellia strain sech25 chromosome 3L, ASM438219v1, whole genome shotgun sequence genome encodes:
- the LOC116800890 gene encoding endoplasmic reticulum aminopeptidase 1 isoform X5: MMACGTRTLFILTILLTASGFKAFVNDFSSLHVISEVRLPTEVLPLSYEVLIEPHMDNQNFEGSIKMHLRWIADSKKVYFHAHDTLLIDVSQIILTTLNMGNGTLGNNVIILRGIRLPRKPVFVLYLKDKIKKGSECLLDIYFQGNISETEEGLFRSSYTNSSHDGAEIYLATNLNPNNARRLFPCFDEPGIKVPFNVSIARPKGYITLFNTPLHKSINHPKLRGYSLDFFHPSAPMSSHAFGFVILKLNTWNEHKIQKSSDIPAINIWSNNLSSTIILIPDTQLLYLKPINMRLHLPLDLNVETGTQKNTRSPMKLKLGTYDLSQL, encoded by the exons GCGTTTGTCAATGACTTTTCTTCACTTCACGTAATATCAGAGGTTCGCCTGCCTACTGAAGTTTTGCCTCTAAGCTATGAAGTCCTCATTGAGCCGCATATGGATAACCAAAACTTTGAAggatcaataaaaatgcacTTAAGATGGATTGCAGATTCAAAAAAGGTGTATTTCCATGCACATGACACTTTGTTGATCGACGTCAGCCAAATCATATTAACTACATTAAATATGGGAAATGG GACTTTGGGCAATAATGTAATAATTTTAAGGGGCATCCGACTGCCTCGAAAGCCTGTATTTGTTTTATACctaaaagataaaataaaaaagggcTCTGAATGTCTTTTAGACATTTATTTTCAAGGAAATATTTCAGAAACGGAGGAAGGCCTTTTTAGAAGCTCTTACACAAATTCTAGCCACGATGGCGCAGAAATATATTTAGCTACAAACCTAAATCCAAACAATGCTCGTCGATTATTTCCATGCTTTGACGAACCAGGAATAAAG GTCCCATTCAATGTGTCAATTGCAAGACCTAAAGGTTATATTACACTATTTAATACTCCTCtgcataaatcaataaatca cCCTAAATTACGTGGTTACAGCTTGGATTTTTTTCATCCCTCTGCGCCAATGTCTTCACATGCTTTTGGCTTTGTAATATTAAAACTGAATACGTGGAACGaacataaaattcaaaaatcttCAGATATTCCTGCTATAAATATTTGGAGCAATAACCTCTCATCAACCATTATATTG ATACCAGATACTCAGCTGTTATACCTAAAACCAATAAATATGCGACTACATTTGCCGCTCGATTTAAATGTTGAAACCGGTACCCAAAAGAACACCAGGAGCCCGATGAAACTAAAATTGGGCACCTACGACTTGAGTCAACTTTAG